Within the Bacillus marinisedimentorum genome, the region GATACGTCAGGCCAACAGGCGGATTTTGAACCTTATAGCCCTGCTGAAAACTTCCAGTTGGCCGAAGATGAGGCTCAAAAAGTTTCAAGGCATATTAAGGAAATGTTTAAAGAAGATGACAAACCGAATTGAGGGGGATCTAAATGAACTACGCATGTAATGAGGATCAATATTACTGGCAAAGTTGGATATCACAGCGCGATTCTCATGCGGGCGATTATTTGGTAAGGCTTTATATGCCCCTTGTCCAATACCATGTCCAGCGGATTGCCACCGGGCTGCCGAAAAACATTCACAGGGATGACTTGAAAAGCTACGGGATGCTGGGACTGTATGATGCTCTTCATAAATTCGATCCGGACAGGGATTTGAAATTTGATACATATGCTTCATTCAGGATACGGGGAGCGATTCTCGACGGCTTGAGAAAAGACGACTGGATGCCTCGGAGCTTGCGCGATAAACTGAAGAAAATTGAAGCGGCCCAGGAACGGCTGGAGCAGAAGCATATGAGAGATGTAAGTCCTGCAGAAATCGCGAATGAAGCTGGGATGGCGAGAGAAGAAGTATATGAAGCGGTGAGGGAAGGTTTTGCAGCCAATATCCTTTCAATTGATGAATCCCCCCCGGATGATGAGAGCGGGACAGAACAGGGAAGCTATACTCTCCGTGACGATAAAGTCCCGACACCTGAGGAAGAGGCTTTAAAAGAGGAGCTGTATAAAGACCTGTCCGGGGTCATTTCCCGGTTAAATGAAAAAGAACAATTGGTTGTCAGCCTGTTCTATCAGGAAGAACTGACCCTTACTGAAATCGGCGACGTATTGGGCCTTTCAACATCGCGGATTTCACAGATTCACTCCAAGGCGCTTTTCCGCTTGAAAACATTACTTATGAAAAAAATGAAATGAACTGAGTTAACAAGAAAGAGGTGCAGAAATGGATACCCTGGTCCTCGATGATTTTATGACTGTTCATATCGCTCCAGATAAAATGAGTGCCACACTCGTGCATAAACAGGCGCTGCCCGAGGAGTTTACCGGCTTCACGGAACAGCTTTTATTACAATTCGTCCACGAACAAGGCATAACCGCAGGAATATGCGGAGAGGCTCTCGCCGAAGCTGCCGAAAATCCGGCCAGGCTGGAAGAACCTCTGTGCATCGCTGAAGGCAGACACCCCGTAAAAGGTTCAGATGGATATTTGCAAAGTGAATTGCAGGAAGACAAACACGGAATATCGAATAAGGAAAAAGTGAACTTCTGGGAACTGAATAAGATCCCTATCGTCTCAAAAGACCAAAGAATAGCTGTAGTGGTGGCGCCGGGTAAAGGGGAAAACGGGATGGACATATTCGGTGCAGAGATTGCTGCCACTCCCGGGAAACCGTTTCAGCTGCGGCCTGGAAAAAATATCGCAATTAATGAAAAAACGGGAACTGTCACAGCCTTGACGGATGGCCAGGTGAGCATTTCCGGCCGCTCGATAAATGTTTTTCCGGTATATGAAGTTGCGGGCGACCTTGATATGAAAACGGGAAACATCGACTTTCCCGGCAACGTCCTGATCAAGGGGAATGTACCAGGGGGATTTCAAATAAAAGCGAAGGGCGATATCCGGGTGATGGGGCTTGTGGAGGGCGCATCCCTGTCAGCAGGAGGTTCGGTTATCATAAATGGAGGCATGGTCGCGGCCAATAAGGGGTTCATCCGGGCCGAGGAACACGTGAAAGTCACCTACATAAACCAGGGAAACGTTGAAGCGGGCAAATCGATCATTGTAAGTAAGTCGGTCATGCACAGCCTGCTTACAGCCGGGGAAGATATCATTTGTGAACATGGACATGCCGTAGGAGGATCCCTGTCTGCTGGAAGATTCATTAAAGTCAAGGAAGGCGGAAATAAGCTGCAAACGCGGACTGATTTTTATTTAGGCGTAAATCAGCGCACGCTGGATCAACACAAGCAGCTGAGCAGGAGAAAACAGGAATTGGAAGATCAAAAAGCCCAGCTCGCGAAAATTGGACAGAAACTCGAACAGCTCCAAAACGAGCGGGGCCTGTCGGGAAAAGAGAGAATTTTGTTTCTGAGGCAAAAAAACAACTTGAAGGAAACTTCAGACGAACTAGCCTTTATTTTTGATGAACTTTACGACATAGAAAAGAAAATGGACGGAAATAGATCCGCCGAAATGATAGTGACAGAGAATCTTTTTCCCAATGTGGATATCAATTTTGGAAAATACCGGCGGCGGATCCGCACGCCGGCTAAGCATATAAAGGTCAAGCTGGTCAGCAGCGAAATTACTATTGTGCAGCTTTAACCGCATTTAATGAGGAAAACAGAATAAAGGCTGTTGTTCCAATATTGTGTGTTCAAATTCACCCAGTCATCTGATCCGTTGCACTCTGGGATCCGGCTGTAATCTCGCCGGCGCCGTTTGTGTACAGGATCTTTCAGAGTCATCCTTCTTTTGAACACTGCCGCCAGGAAAGAAGGGGTGTCATTATGGAGTGGAAAGCAGTAGAAATGCAAGTTGCACTGCCGCGGACAAATGAGGCTGCAAGACAGCTGCAGGAAGACCAGCAGCGCGGAAGCAACCTTCAACAGCATCTCGCCGCGGCGAGCGCCGCCGAAGAAACGCGGAAACGGAAACAAGTGACCGATGCGGGGGTTTCGGACAAAACATCCGATAAAGAAGGAAGGGCAGGCCAGGCAGGTGTAAAAAGCAAGCAGGCTTCGCCTGGCGGCGACAATAGGCCGCAATCACACCCGTACAAAGGGAAACGCATTGATTTTAAGGGGTAATGCCAACATGCTTTCATTAATATTGATAAGCCTTGCTGCCAATGCAGCACTGGCTTACGGTGTATTCCAGCTCAGAACAAGGCTCGCTGAAACCGAAAGGCGCCAGGTGCAGACAGAAAAAGATATAGAAGAAATGTTTTCAGGGTATTTGCTTGAGATGGAAGAACAAAACCGGAAACTTGCCGATGTTCTCACATATCAAGATAGAAAAGATGATCCCGGCACCAATTCAGACGCTGCCGCGGCAGATCATGCGGCGAAAAGCCTTTCCTTATCCGGGACCGGCAACGAGCCGTCCCAAAAACAGCAGGACGGGAATCAACAGGTGCCTGAACAGGGCCTGATGGATTCACTGCCTGTCCCCCCTATAGAGACAGATCATCACGATACGGTGTTTTCGTCGGTGGAGTCCCAGGCCTTCCATTTACATGAGCAGGGCTATTCCGCAGCTGAAATCGCCAAAAAATTGAACAGGGGCAAAACGGAGATTGAACTCATCCTTAAATTTCAGCAATAAAACAACATAATACTTGATACACGCGTTCTGTTATGATATATTAACTTTCGGTGTTAATTACACACGCCTGTCGATTTGTGCAGAGGTGCTGCATGTTTGCAGTCCTGTTCGAATATGACACAGGCGGAGGACATCAAAAACCAAAAAATCAGGAGGAAACAAAATGGCAGTTATTTCGATGAAACAGTTGCTTGAAGCAGGTGTTCACTTTGGACACCAGACCCGCCGCTGGAACCCTAAGATGAAGCGTTACATCTTCACGGAGCGAAACGGGATTTACATCATTGACCTTCAAAAGACAGTAAAGAAGGTTGAAGATGCATACAACTTTGTAAAAGACCTTGCAGCTGACGGAGGAAAAGTCCTTTTCGTCGGCACGAAGAAGCAGGCTCAGGACTCCGTTAAAGATGAAGCTGAACGTGCTGGCATGTATTTTGTCAACCAGCGCTGGCTTGGCGGAACACTTACGAACTTCGATACAATCAAAAAGCGCATCAAGCGCCTGAAAGACATTGAAAAGATGAAAGAAGAC harbors:
- a CDS encoding FliA/WhiG family RNA polymerase sigma factor encodes the protein MNYACNEDQYYWQSWISQRDSHAGDYLVRLYMPLVQYHVQRIATGLPKNIHRDDLKSYGMLGLYDALHKFDPDRDLKFDTYASFRIRGAILDGLRKDDWMPRSLRDKLKKIEAAQERLEQKHMRDVSPAEIANEAGMAREEVYEAVREGFAANILSIDESPPDDESGTEQGSYTLRDDKVPTPEEEALKEELYKDLSGVISRLNEKEQLVVSLFYQEELTLTEIGDVLGLSTSRISQIHSKALFRLKTLLMKKMK
- a CDS encoding DUF342 domain-containing protein, which translates into the protein MDTLVLDDFMTVHIAPDKMSATLVHKQALPEEFTGFTEQLLLQFVHEQGITAGICGEALAEAAENPARLEEPLCIAEGRHPVKGSDGYLQSELQEDKHGISNKEKVNFWELNKIPIVSKDQRIAVVVAPGKGENGMDIFGAEIAATPGKPFQLRPGKNIAINEKTGTVTALTDGQVSISGRSINVFPVYEVAGDLDMKTGNIDFPGNVLIKGNVPGGFQIKAKGDIRVMGLVEGASLSAGGSVIINGGMVAANKGFIRAEEHVKVTYINQGNVEAGKSIIVSKSVMHSLLTAGEDIICEHGHAVGGSLSAGRFIKVKEGGNKLQTRTDFYLGVNQRTLDQHKQLSRRKQELEDQKAQLAKIGQKLEQLQNERGLSGKERILFLRQKNNLKETSDELAFIFDELYDIEKKMDGNRSAEMIVTENLFPNVDINFGKYRRRIRTPAKHIKVKLVSSEITIVQL
- a CDS encoding DUF6115 domain-containing protein, with the translated sequence MLSLILISLAANAALAYGVFQLRTRLAETERRQVQTEKDIEEMFSGYLLEMEEQNRKLADVLTYQDRKDDPGTNSDAAAADHAAKSLSLSGTGNEPSQKQQDGNQQVPEQGLMDSLPVPPIETDHHDTVFSSVESQAFHLHEQGYSAAEIAKKLNRGKTEIELILKFQQ
- the rpsB gene encoding 30S ribosomal protein S2 codes for the protein MAVISMKQLLEAGVHFGHQTRRWNPKMKRYIFTERNGIYIIDLQKTVKKVEDAYNFVKDLAADGGKVLFVGTKKQAQDSVKDEAERAGMYFVNQRWLGGTLTNFDTIKKRIKRLKDIEKMKEDGTFDVLPKKEVVQLLKEEERLVKFLGGIKDMDGLPDALFIIDPRKEKIAVAEARKLNIPIVAIVDTNCDPDEVDYVIPGNDDAIRAVKLLTGKMADAVLEGKQGEETTTA